A stretch of Acidovorax sp. RAC01 DNA encodes these proteins:
- the cobO gene encoding cob(I)yrinic acid a,c-diamide adenosyltransferase: MQLESAPTEKRYEKPEGERRGLIIVNTGDGKGKSTAAFGLALRAHGRGKAVKIFQFMKVPTARFGEHRTFEKLGIPIEGLGDGFSWKSQDLEHSAQLARDGWEKARAAILSGEHFLVVLDEITYPLIYGWLPLDGVLQTLRERPKDVHVCLTGRRCPPEIIELADTVTEMQMVKHAFKAGVPAQRGIED; encoded by the coding sequence ATGCAACTCGAATCCGCACCCACCGAAAAGCGCTACGAAAAGCCCGAGGGCGAGCGCCGCGGCCTCATCATCGTGAACACCGGTGACGGCAAGGGCAAGAGCACGGCGGCGTTTGGCCTGGCGCTGCGCGCCCACGGGCGCGGCAAGGCCGTGAAGATCTTCCAGTTCATGAAAGTGCCGACGGCCCGCTTTGGCGAGCACCGCACGTTTGAAAAACTGGGCATCCCCATCGAAGGCCTGGGCGACGGCTTCAGCTGGAAGAGCCAGGACCTGGAGCACTCGGCCCAGCTGGCGCGCGACGGCTGGGAGAAGGCGCGCGCCGCCATCCTGTCGGGCGAGCATTTTCTGGTGGTGCTTGACGAGATCACCTACCCGCTGATCTACGGCTGGCTGCCGCTCGACGGCGTGCTGCAGACGCTGCGCGAGCGGCCCAAGGATGTGCATGTGTGCCTGACGGGCCGCCGCTGCCCGCCCGAAATCATCGAGCTGGCCGACACCGTGACCGAGATGCAGATGGTCAAGCACGCATTCAAGGCGGGCGTTCCGGCGCAGCGGGGCATTGAAGACTGA
- a CDS encoding sulfite exporter TauE/SafE family protein gives MLDPLLIVELGVLGLATGFLAGLLGIGGGMLLVPFMTYILGGQQVAPDLAVKMAIATSMATIMFTSVSSVRAHHKRGAVRWDIVKRLAPGIVLGGFIASLGVFALLKGSFLAIFFALFVSFSATQMFLDKKPAPTRQMPGGGGQVAAGGVIGFLSGLVGAGGGFVSVPFMTWCNVPIHNAVATSAALGFPIALANVVGYVLGGQSVAGLPTASLGYVWLPALAVIATCSVLTAPLGAKAAHSLPVKQLKRVFASLLFGLAAYMLWKGIAAL, from the coding sequence ATGCTCGACCCCCTCCTGATTGTTGAACTTGGCGTGCTCGGCCTGGCCACGGGCTTTCTGGCGGGCCTGCTGGGCATCGGGGGCGGCATGCTGCTGGTGCCGTTCATGACCTACATCCTCGGCGGCCAGCAGGTCGCTCCCGACCTGGCGGTAAAGATGGCCATTGCCACGTCGATGGCCACCATCATGTTCACGTCGGTCTCCAGCGTACGGGCGCACCACAAGCGCGGCGCCGTGCGCTGGGACATCGTCAAGCGCCTCGCTCCGGGCATCGTGCTCGGCGGCTTCATTGCCAGCCTGGGCGTGTTTGCGTTGCTCAAGGGCTCATTCCTGGCCATCTTCTTCGCGCTGTTCGTCAGCTTTTCTGCAACGCAGATGTTTCTGGACAAGAAGCCCGCGCCCACACGGCAGATGCCGGGTGGCGGTGGCCAGGTGGCCGCAGGCGGGGTGATCGGCTTTCTGTCAGGGCTGGTGGGCGCCGGTGGCGGCTTTGTGAGCGTGCCTTTCATGACCTGGTGCAACGTGCCCATCCATAACGCGGTGGCTACCAGTGCGGCGCTGGGGTTTCCCATTGCGCTGGCCAACGTCGTCGGTTACGTCTTGGGTGGGCAAAGCGTGGCGGGCTTGCCCACTGCATCGCTGGGCTACGTGTGGTTGCCCGCCTTGGCGGTGATTGCCACCTGCAGCGTGCTCACGGCTCCGCTGGGCGCCAAGGCCGCCCATAGCCTGCCCGTCAAGCAGCTCAAGCGCGTGTTCGCATCGCTGCTGTTCGGCCTGGCCGCGTACATGCTCTGGAAGGGCATTGCTGCACTTTGA
- a CDS encoding DUF904 domain-containing protein: protein MATPSTTDQIAERVERLLLRHAELQRTNALLAEQVATLTQERDSLKSRLSAARARVDALLERLPVAAPATKETP from the coding sequence ATGGCCACACCGTCCACCACAGACCAGATCGCCGAGCGCGTCGAACGCCTGCTGCTGCGCCACGCCGAGCTGCAACGCACCAACGCGCTGCTGGCCGAGCAGGTGGCAACCCTCACGCAGGAGCGCGACTCCCTCAAGTCTCGCCTGAGCGCCGCGCGCGCCCGCGTCGATGCGCTGCTGGAACGACTGCCCGTCGCAGCCCCCGCTACCAAGGAGACCCCATGA
- a CDS encoding ABC transporter substrate-binding protein, which yields MKPTPVRRILWVIAIVVALGLLMAALARAQPAPAVAAERAPQPAVQLTDDRGRVVTLPRPPQRIVSLLPSLTETVCALDQCHRLVGVDRYSNWPETVTRLPQVGGGLDPNIEAIVALRPDVVLMATSSRASARLESLGVAVVALETKSHADVQRVMGKLGQVLAVPDAQRVWRNIDAAVEAAAQSVPPAARGVRVYFEVNRGPYGAGASSFIGETLTRLGARNILPASLGPFPKLNPEFVVRADPDLIMVGARSVEGLTERPGWSNMRAVREQWLCVFPPEEADVLVRPGPRMAEGARIMARCLASKAAGNAGSAGNAAKAPAAVRP from the coding sequence ATGAAACCGACCCCCGTGCGCCGCATCCTGTGGGTGATTGCCATCGTGGTGGCGCTGGGCCTGCTGATGGCCGCGCTGGCGCGCGCGCAGCCTGCGCCTGCGGTTGCGGCTGAGAGGGCTCCGCAACCCGCCGTGCAGCTGACCGACGACCGGGGCCGCGTCGTCACGCTGCCGCGCCCGCCCCAGCGCATCGTGAGCTTGCTGCCATCGCTGACCGAGACGGTGTGTGCGCTCGACCAGTGCCACCGCCTGGTGGGTGTGGATCGCTATTCCAACTGGCCCGAAACCGTGACACGCCTGCCGCAGGTGGGCGGCGGGCTCGATCCGAACATCGAGGCCATCGTGGCGCTGCGGCCCGACGTGGTGCTGATGGCCACGTCATCGCGGGCATCGGCCCGGCTCGAATCGCTGGGCGTGGCCGTGGTGGCGCTGGAGACCAAGAGCCACGCCGATGTGCAGCGCGTGATGGGCAAGCTCGGCCAGGTGCTGGCCGTGCCCGATGCGCAGCGCGTGTGGCGCAACATCGATGCCGCGGTGGAGGCAGCCGCGCAGTCGGTGCCGCCTGCGGCCCGCGGCGTGCGGGTGTATTTCGAAGTGAACCGCGGCCCGTACGGGGCCGGTGCCTCGTCGTTCATTGGCGAGACGCTGACGCGCCTGGGTGCCCGCAACATCCTGCCCGCGTCGCTGGGGCCGTTTCCCAAACTCAACCCCGAGTTCGTGGTGCGTGCAGACCCCGACCTGATCATGGTGGGGGCGCGCAGCGTGGAGGGCCTGACCGAGCGGCCGGGCTGGAGCAACATGCGCGCGGTGCGCGAGCAGTGGTTGTGCGTGTTCCCGCCTGAAGAGGCCGACGTGCTGGTGCGCCCCGGCCCGCGCATGGCCGAGGGCGCCCGCATCATGGCGCGCTGCCTGGCCAGCAAGGCTGCGGGCAATGCGGGAAGTGCGGGCAACGCGGCCAAGGCGCCTGCGGCGGTGCGCCCATGA
- a CDS encoding ABC transporter ATP-binding protein, translating into MLNAPEKIAIHADGVSASIGKQPILHGITLDVAAGRWTSIVGPNGAGKSTLLRALAGLLPCTGSVQLLGHPLAGWHRSDRARALSWLGQNEVAADDLLVYDVAMLGRLPHQHWLSPPSDADHAAVEQALRATRAWDWRQRALGQLSGGERQRVLLARALAVQAQVLLMDEPLANLDPPHQADWLLLVRELVAQGKTVVSVLHEVSFALQADDVAIIAAGRLRHHGAAQDAATHRALEHVFDDRIAIHAVEGHWLAMPRLLPRRDLPAP; encoded by the coding sequence ATGCTCAATGCTCCTGAAAAGATAGCTATCCATGCAGATGGGGTAAGCGCCAGCATCGGAAAACAGCCCATATTGCACGGCATCACGCTCGACGTGGCGGCCGGTCGCTGGACCAGCATCGTCGGCCCCAACGGCGCGGGCAAGTCCACGCTGCTGCGGGCGCTGGCGGGCCTGCTGCCCTGCACGGGCAGCGTGCAGCTGCTGGGCCACCCGCTGGCGGGCTGGCACCGCAGCGACCGGGCGCGCGCCCTGTCGTGGCTGGGGCAAAACGAAGTCGCCGCCGACGACTTGCTGGTGTACGACGTGGCCATGCTCGGGCGCCTGCCGCACCAGCACTGGCTGTCGCCCCCCAGCGATGCCGACCACGCCGCCGTGGAGCAGGCCCTGCGCGCCACCCGCGCCTGGGACTGGCGCCAGCGAGCCCTCGGGCAACTGTCGGGCGGCGAACGCCAGCGCGTGCTGCTGGCCCGCGCGCTGGCCGTGCAGGCGCAGGTGCTGCTGATGGACGAGCCCCTGGCCAACCTCGACCCGCCGCACCAGGCGGACTGGCTGCTGCTGGTGCGCGAGTTGGTCGCGCAAGGCAAGACCGTGGTCAGCGTGCTGCACGAGGTGTCGTTTGCGCTGCAGGCCGATGACGTGGCCATCATCGCGGCGGGCCGCCTGCGCCACCACGGCGCCGCGCAAGACGCCGCCACCCACCGTGCGCTGGAGCATGTGTTTGACGACCGCATTGCCATCCACGCGGTGGAAGGCCACTGGCTGGCCATGCCCCGGCTGCTGCCCCGCCGCGATTTGCCGGCCCCCTGA
- a CDS encoding bifunctional adenosylcobinamide kinase/adenosylcobinamide-phosphate guanylyltransferase codes for MPSRITTELILGGQKSGKSRRAELLARNWLASAPDHRAVLIATAQPWDDEMRERIARHQRDRAVRVPGIVTLEAPRDVATALADASNPHTLVVVDCLTLWLTHWTMPLGIETMDSEQKTALAQDWKAQEAMFLVAIRQAPGPVVLVGNEIGLGVIPMGREVRAFVDALGLLNQQVAAVCPRVTLMAAGLPLTLKEPTP; via the coding sequence ATGCCATCCCGCATCACCACCGAACTCATCCTGGGCGGCCAAAAGAGCGGCAAGTCGCGCCGTGCCGAACTGCTGGCGCGCAACTGGCTGGCCAGCGCACCCGACCATCGCGCTGTGCTCATTGCCACCGCCCAGCCCTGGGACGACGAGATGCGCGAGCGCATCGCCCGCCACCAGCGCGACCGCGCAGTGCGCGTGCCGGGCATCGTCACGCTGGAGGCGCCGCGCGACGTGGCCACCGCGCTGGCCGATGCCAGCAACCCGCACACGCTGGTGGTGGTGGACTGCCTCACGCTGTGGCTGACCCACTGGACCATGCCGCTGGGCATCGAAACCATGGATTCAGAGCAAAAAACGGCCCTCGCGCAGGACTGGAAAGCGCAAGAAGCTATGTTTTTAGTAGCAATTCGGCAGGCCCCCGGGCCCGTTGTTCTGGTGGGCAACGAGATCGGCCTGGGGGTCATCCCGATGGGACGCGAAGTGCGGGCGTTTGTCGATGCCCTTGGCCTGCTCAACCAGCAGGTGGCGGCGGTGTGCCCGCGCGTCACCCTCATGGCAGCCGGGCTGCCCCTCACGTTGAAAGAACCCACGCCATGA
- the cbiB gene encoding adenosylcobinamide-phosphate synthase CbiB: protein MEFAAAMAPWPMPLPLWLADQPWWALAALLCVPALALCVDHRWGEPPLRWHPVVWMGRALQWWGDRLAPVACHPQEPAAQRDWGLFWRSALVWIALAAIVCIAFGLAQAVLSVVPGALAAVLLALALKPLLAWRMLRDEVLAVEAALGQSLEAGRTQLARLVSRDVSALSAGEVRESAIESLAENLNDSVVAPLFWFALAGLPGAALYRFANTADAMWGYPGVRGGRYWQWAGKWAARADDVLSWVPARITAALLALAACGLPLRPLLHEARKTPSPNSGWPMAAMALALGVRLAKPGVYVLHGHGRVPGPADLQRAVRVARVALAALLPLLAALQGLALTVALLLAGRALG from the coding sequence ATGGAGTTTGCAGCTGCCATGGCACCGTGGCCCATGCCCTTGCCCTTGTGGCTGGCGGACCAGCCCTGGTGGGCGCTGGCAGCGCTGCTGTGCGTGCCCGCGCTTGCGCTGTGCGTGGACCACCGCTGGGGCGAGCCGCCGCTGCGCTGGCACCCGGTGGTGTGGATGGGGCGCGCCTTGCAGTGGTGGGGCGACCGGCTGGCCCCCGTGGCTTGCCACCCGCAGGAGCCCGCAGCGCAACGGGATTGGGGGCTTTTTTGGCGCTCAGCGCTTGTCTGGATTGCCTTGGCAGCTATTGTTTGCATAGCGTTTGGTCTGGCGCAGGCGGTGCTGTCCGTGGTGCCCGGTGCGCTGGCAGCGGTGCTGCTGGCGCTGGCGCTCAAGCCGCTGCTGGCCTGGCGCATGCTGCGCGACGAGGTGCTGGCGGTGGAGGCGGCCCTGGGCCAGTCGCTGGAGGCCGGGCGCACGCAGCTCGCCCGGTTGGTCAGTCGCGACGTATCGGCGCTGAGCGCCGGCGAGGTGCGCGAGTCGGCCATCGAATCGCTGGCCGAGAACCTCAACGACTCGGTGGTGGCGCCGCTGTTCTGGTTTGCGCTGGCGGGCCTGCCCGGCGCGGCGCTCTACCGCTTTGCCAATACGGCCGACGCCATGTGGGGCTACCCCGGCGTGCGCGGCGGGCGCTACTGGCAATGGGCTGGCAAATGGGCTGCAAGGGCCGATGACGTGCTCTCGTGGGTGCCTGCCCGCATCACGGCCGCACTGCTGGCGCTGGCGGCCTGCGGCCTGCCGCTGCGCCCGCTGCTGCACGAGGCCCGCAAGACGCCATCGCCCAACAGCGGCTGGCCCATGGCGGCCATGGCGCTGGCGCTGGGTGTGCGCCTGGCCAAACCCGGCGTGTACGTGCTGCACGGCCATGGCCGGGTGCCCGGGCCTGCCGACCTGCAGCGCGCGGTGCGCGTGGCGCGGGTTGCGTTGGCGGCCCTGCTGCCCCTGCTGGCCGCGCTGCAGGGGTTGGCGTTGACGGTGGCGTTGCTGCTGGCGGGCAGGGCGCTGGGATGA
- a CDS encoding cobyrinate a,c-diamide synthase, producing the protein MIAAPASGQGKTTVTAALARLHARQGRRVQVFKCGPDFLDPNWLELASGAPVHQLDLWMNGEQDCTQRLHAAAQQADLVLVEGVMGLFDGDPSAADLAQRFGIPVLAVVDASAMAGTFGAMAFGLRHYRPGLPWAGVLANRVGSARHADMLRDGLRDAGDWLGALARVQPAGSNAKAAAKGGALLPERHLGLVAAHELPDRMERLDAAADALRETPLGAMDIHALQRWAVDFPAPPAAAAVPPLLAGRTVAVAQDAAFCFVYAANVQTLRDLGARVVFFSPLADAWLPDCDALWLPGGYPELHTAQLAANTGMAASLQAHVRAGKHVWAECGGMMALCDAITLADGTAAPLWGLLPGRVTMQQRLAALGPQQLALGGHTLRGHTFHYSTCDSSAAVVARTQRPHDGPEAAAGGGEAVYRHGSIHASYFHAWFPSSPGAVAHLLGVGAH; encoded by the coding sequence TTGATTGCAGCGCCGGCCTCGGGGCAGGGCAAGACCACCGTGACCGCCGCGCTGGCGCGCCTGCACGCGCGCCAGGGGCGGCGCGTGCAGGTGTTTAAGTGCGGGCCGGATTTTCTCGACCCGAACTGGCTGGAGCTGGCCAGCGGCGCGCCCGTGCACCAGCTGGACCTCTGGATGAACGGCGAGCAAGACTGCACGCAGCGCCTGCACGCGGCCGCGCAGCAGGCCGACCTGGTTCTGGTGGAGGGCGTGATGGGCCTGTTTGATGGCGACCCCAGCGCGGCCGACCTGGCCCAGCGCTTTGGTATACCCGTGCTGGCGGTGGTCGATGCGTCGGCCATGGCGGGCACGTTTGGCGCAATGGCGTTTGGCCTGCGGCACTACCGGCCTGGCCTGCCGTGGGCGGGCGTGCTGGCCAACCGTGTGGGCAGTGCGCGCCACGCCGACATGCTGCGCGACGGGCTGCGCGATGCGGGCGACTGGCTGGGTGCGCTGGCGCGCGTGCAGCCTGCGGGCAGCAACGCCAAAGCAGCAGCCAAGGGCGGCGCTCTGCTGCCCGAGCGCCACCTGGGCCTGGTGGCGGCGCATGAGCTGCCCGACCGCATGGAGCGGCTGGACGCGGCCGCCGATGCGCTGCGCGAGACGCCACTTGGCGCGATGGACATTCACGCGCTGCAGCGCTGGGCGGTGGACTTCCCTGCGCCGCCAGCGGCTGCCGCGGTACCGCCCCTGCTGGCGGGTCGCACGGTGGCCGTAGCGCAAGACGCGGCCTTTTGCTTTGTGTACGCCGCCAACGTGCAGACCCTGCGCGATCTGGGCGCGCGCGTGGTCTTCTTCTCGCCGCTGGCCGATGCCTGGCTGCCGGACTGCGATGCGCTGTGGCTGCCGGGCGGCTACCCGGAGCTGCACACCGCCCAGCTGGCCGCCAACACCGGCATGGCGGCCAGTCTGCAGGCGCACGTCCGGGCCGGCAAACACGTATGGGCCGAGTGCGGCGGAATGATGGCGCTGTGCGATGCCATCACGCTGGCCGACGGCACAGCAGCACCGCTGTGGGGCCTGTTGCCGGGCCGGGTGACCATGCAGCAGCGTCTGGCCGCGCTGGGGCCGCAGCAGCTGGCCCTGGGCGGGCACACGCTGCGCGGGCACACCTTTCACTACTCCACCTGCGACAGCAGCGCGGCGGTGGTGGCCCGCACCCAGCGCCCGCACGATGGCCCCGAGGCCGCAGCGGGCGGCGGCGAAGCGGTGTACCGCCACGGCAGCATCCACGCCAGCTACTTTCACGCCTGGTTTCCGTCCAGCCCCGGGGCTGTGGCGCATCTGCTGGGCGTTGGTGCCCACTGA
- a CDS encoding TonB-dependent receptor domain-containing protein, which produces MNLRTPRARTLAPLSRVAAALAAAGCTAAFAQGALTDPVLIAQNLRAPTLAETVVAASRTPQPLADLVADISIVDRETIESSGATGLADLLGRLPGVEFARNGGPGSTTSVFLRGAETRFTAVYIDGVRIDSQSTGGAPWESIPLGLIDRIEVLRGPAGAVYGSDALGGVVQIFTKRGENGFAPYISAGAGTHGTRKIEAGMSGASGTIDYALGLAREESKGFNARPIATQNPDRDGYRTTAGHARVGLQVNAAHRLEGTLLANDTHSGYDNGLGKDDRSLHTLHALGLNWLAQWSTAYKTRLSITDSRDEYETRPSPYLTETRLRGYLFQNEWRVGAHLLSAALERREDHLKNAPIDRKRSQDGIALGYGFNAHGHTVQLNLRHDSDSEFGGKSTGSVAYGYAITPQWRATASVGTAFRAPTLYHRFSEYGLATLRPESSRNAEVALRYAQGASSFSATLFRNRVQDLISFAGAGTCASPFGCYANTARAEYKGVTFAGTHRIGAVQLHGSLDLQRPRDLDTGKQLARRARHHATLGADTRLDAWTVGAEVQASGRRFDTAANTAVLGSYTLVNLYASTRLARDYTLLARVDNLTDKDYQLARNYATAGRTFYVGVKWAPQ; this is translated from the coding sequence ATGAACCTACGTACCCCTCGTGCGCGCACACTCGCGCCCTTGTCCCGGGTTGCCGCTGCACTGGCCGCAGCCGGCTGCACTGCCGCATTCGCCCAGGGCGCTTTGACCGACCCTGTGCTCATTGCACAAAACCTGCGTGCCCCAACGCTCGCCGAAACCGTGGTGGCCGCATCGCGCACGCCGCAGCCACTGGCAGATTTGGTGGCCGACATTTCCATCGTCGACCGCGAGACGATCGAAAGCAGCGGTGCCACTGGGCTGGCCGATCTGCTGGGCCGTTTGCCGGGCGTGGAGTTCGCCCGCAACGGCGGACCGGGCAGCACCACCAGCGTGTTCCTGCGCGGTGCAGAAACCCGTTTCACAGCCGTGTACATCGATGGTGTGCGCATCGATTCGCAGTCCACCGGTGGCGCGCCCTGGGAGAGCATTCCGCTCGGACTCATCGACCGCATCGAAGTGCTTCGCGGCCCCGCCGGGGCGGTGTACGGATCGGATGCACTGGGCGGCGTGGTGCAGATCTTCACCAAGCGTGGCGAGAACGGGTTTGCGCCGTACATCAGTGCTGGCGCAGGCACGCATGGCACCCGCAAGATCGAAGCCGGCATGAGCGGTGCCAGCGGCACCATCGACTACGCGCTGGGATTGGCCCGCGAGGAAAGCAAGGGCTTCAACGCCCGCCCGATCGCCACGCAGAACCCAGACCGCGATGGCTATCGCACCACGGCTGGGCACGCCCGGGTGGGCTTGCAGGTGAATGCGGCGCACCGGCTGGAGGGCACCCTGCTGGCGAATGACACCCACAGCGGCTACGACAACGGCCTGGGCAAGGACGACCGCAGCCTGCACACCCTGCACGCGCTGGGTCTGAACTGGCTGGCGCAGTGGAGCACTGCGTACAAAACGCGCCTGTCCATCACCGATTCGCGCGACGAATACGAGACACGCCCTTCGCCCTACCTGACCGAAACGCGCCTGCGTGGTTATTTGTTCCAGAACGAATGGCGCGTGGGCGCCCATCTGCTGAGCGCCGCGCTGGAGCGCCGCGAAGACCACCTGAAAAACGCGCCCATCGACCGCAAGCGTTCGCAGGACGGGATTGCGCTGGGCTACGGTTTCAACGCCCATGGGCACACGGTGCAGCTGAACCTGCGGCACGACTCGGACAGCGAGTTTGGCGGCAAGAGCACCGGCAGCGTGGCCTATGGCTACGCCATCACCCCGCAGTGGCGCGCTACGGCCTCGGTGGGCACGGCCTTCCGTGCGCCCACGCTGTACCACCGCTTTAGCGAATACGGCCTGGCCACGCTGCGCCCCGAAAGCAGCCGCAACGCCGAGGTGGCGCTGCGCTATGCGCAAGGCGCCAGCAGCTTCTCGGCCACGCTGTTCCGCAACCGCGTGCAGGACCTGATCTCGTTTGCCGGTGCCGGCACCTGCGCATCCCCCTTCGGCTGCTATGCCAACACGGCCCGCGCCGAATACAAGGGCGTGACCTTTGCAGGCACGCACCGCATCGGCGCTGTGCAGCTGCATGGCTCGCTCGACTTGCAGCGCCCGCGCGATCTGGACACGGGCAAGCAACTGGCCCGCCGCGCGCGCCATCACGCCACGCTGGGGGCCGATACCCGCCTGGATGCGTGGACGGTAGGCGCTGAAGTGCAGGCCTCGGGCCGCCGCTTCGACACCGCCGCCAACACGGCGGTGCTGGGCAGCTACACGCTCGTCAACCTGTACGCCAGCACCCGCCTGGCGCGCGACTACACGCTGCTGGCGCGCGTCGACAACCTCACCGACAAGGACTACCAGCTGGCACGCAACTACGCCACGGCGGGCCGTACCTTCTACGTGGGTGTGAAGTGGGCGCCCCAGTGA
- a CDS encoding FecCD family ABC transporter permease: MIGTVAQRGRWLAGLLLLASALLVPLGTGVGSVGLENLWPALWGDGTDPAARAMAWQIVWDIRLPRTLGAWCAGALLGLAGAVAQGLFRNPLADPYLLGSASGASLGVATALALMGGGAGMVGSAGGSAAAMVFSGHWLVRLGLTGAAFAGAVLAVLLTLALARGVQHTLRLLLAGVIVGVVLGAFTSLILLLSPDSLQAMQAFLLGSTGFVGWTSCVLMAGVWLLCVVAAWALSRVLDGLALGEATAHSLGLPLAPLRAALVAVLALATGTAVAQTGLIAFVGLAAPHLVRAVVKVPHGRLMGLASLMGAVLLAGADLLARGLIAPQELPVGVLTAVLGGGYLLWLMHRRTGPGGVL; the protein is encoded by the coding sequence ATGATCGGAACCGTGGCCCAGCGCGGCCGGTGGCTGGCGGGCCTGCTGCTGCTGGCCAGCGCGCTGCTGGTGCCGCTGGGCACGGGCGTGGGGAGCGTGGGGCTGGAAAACCTGTGGCCGGCGCTCTGGGGCGACGGCACCGACCCGGCCGCGCGCGCCATGGCCTGGCAGATCGTGTGGGACATCCGCCTGCCGCGCACCCTGGGCGCGTGGTGCGCGGGTGCGTTGCTGGGGCTGGCGGGTGCGGTGGCGCAGGGCCTGTTTCGCAACCCGCTGGCCGACCCGTATTTGCTGGGCAGCGCCTCGGGCGCATCGCTGGGCGTGGCCACGGCACTGGCGCTGATGGGCGGCGGTGCGGGCATGGTGGGCAGTGCAGGGGGCTCTGCGGCGGCCATGGTGTTTTCAGGCCACTGGCTGGTGCGTTTGGGGTTGACCGGGGCCGCGTTTGCAGGCGCGGTGCTGGCCGTGCTGCTCACGCTGGCGCTGGCGCGCGGTGTGCAGCACACGCTGCGGCTGCTGCTGGCGGGCGTGATCGTGGGCGTGGTGCTGGGCGCGTTCACCTCGCTCATCCTGCTGCTGTCGCCCGATTCGCTGCAGGCCATGCAGGCCTTTTTGCTGGGCTCCACCGGGTTCGTGGGCTGGACATCGTGTGTGCTGATGGCCGGGGTGTGGCTGCTGTGCGTGGTGGCAGCCTGGGCGCTGTCGCGCGTGCTCGACGGCCTGGCGCTGGGTGAAGCTACCGCGCACAGCCTGGGCTTGCCGCTGGCGCCGCTGCGTGCCGCGCTGGTGGCGGTGCTCGCCCTGGCCACCGGCACGGCCGTGGCGCAGACGGGCCTGATTGCATTCGTAGGCCTGGCCGCACCGCACCTGGTGCGTGCCGTGGTCAAGGTGCCGCATGGCCGGCTGATGGGCCTGGCCAGCCTGATGGGCGCGGTGCTGCTGGCGGGCGCCGACCTGCTGGCGCGCGGGCTCATCGCTCCGCAGGAGTTGCCCGTGGGCGTGCTCACGGCGGTGCTGGGTGGCGGCTACCTGCTGTGGCTGATGCACCGGCGCACGGGGCCCGGGGGAGTGCTGTAA
- a CDS encoding cell division protein ZapA — protein sequence MKQIEVQILQQSYLLSCPEGHEGRLLDAVERVDTAMTKIRDAGKVRARERIAVLAALNLAFEIADRDAADLAARSAERRAAPAPAASTTTAQHELPLPEADDERLRAVVGRLDDALGGDGRLL from the coding sequence ATGAAGCAGATCGAGGTGCAGATCCTGCAGCAGAGCTACCTGCTGTCCTGCCCGGAGGGCCATGAAGGCCGCCTGCTGGATGCGGTGGAGCGCGTGGACACGGCCATGACGAAGATCAGGGACGCGGGCAAGGTGCGTGCACGCGAACGCATTGCCGTGCTGGCCGCGCTGAATCTCGCCTTCGAGATCGCCGACCGCGATGCCGCCGATCTGGCCGCCCGATCTGCCGAGCGCAGGGCCGCGCCAGCCCCTGCGGCCAGCACCACCACAGCACAACACGAGCTGCCGCTGCCCGAGGCAGACGACGAGCGACTGCGCGCGGTGGTCGGCCGGCTCGATGACGCGCTGGGCGGGGACGGCAGACTGCTCTGA